The Salvelinus sp. IW2-2015 linkage group LG31, ASM291031v2, whole genome shotgun sequence genome window below encodes:
- the LOC111955957 gene encoding trophoblast glycoprotein-like — MPVLAPLIVFFALLCSISGRASGCPLRCECSEAAHTVKCVSKYLRSVPSGIPGYTRNLFITGNQISRIGPESFKGLDNLTTLSLSNNRITEVESQTFSGLRSLRSLDLSSNQLTVINPEAFTVPGHTLRELNLSRALYNHSSVMDLAVSLRWSTLGEIRTLDLSGNSLIYLPSHTFSYMGGLRRLILANNSLVALHNGTFSGLDSLEQLDLTFNALRTIQEEGLAELDSLCPGARLILGENPWTCICGMEPFAAWLNSSQGHVGDAESLVCAFPPGMRNISLLRLAAGVAGQAGVGGDRVALGCQRVDEGADLALQTSYVFLGIVLGFVGLVFLLVLYLNRQGIKKRINDMREACTEVLEGYHYRYELDSDPRLSQVSTTADI, encoded by the exons ATGCCGGTTTTGGCACCACTAATTGTTTTCTTTGCGCTGCTCTGTTCAATCTCTGGGCGCGCGTCCGGATGCCCTCTCCGTTGCGAATGCTCAGAAGCCGCGCACACCGTCAAGTGTGTTTCCAAATATTTGCGGAGTGTCCCGTCCGGGATACCAGGGTACACGAGGAATCTGTTTATAACGGGAAATCAGATAAGCAGAATTGGACCAGAATCGTTCAAAGGGCTGGACAATTTAACCACGTTGTCACTGAgtaacaacag GATAACAGAGGTAGAGTCTCAGACGTTTTCCGGACTGCGTTCCCTCCGCTCTCTGGACCTGAGCTCCAACCAGCTGACTGTGATCAACCCAGAGGCCTTCACTGTTCCGGGCCACACCCTCAGGGAGCTCAACCTCAGCCGAGCTCTCTACAACCACTCCTCTGTCATGGACCTGGCTGTGTCTCTTCGCTGGTCCACCCTGGGGGAGATCCGGACCCTGGACCTGTCAGGGAACAGCCTGATCTACCTGCCCTCTCACACCTTCTCCTACATGGGGGGTCTGCGGAGGCTCATCCTGGCCAACAACTCCCTGGTGGCCCTCCACAATGGCACCTTCTCTGGGCTGGACTCTCTGGAGCAGCTGGATCTGACCTTCAACGCTCTGCGGACCATCCAGGAGGAAGGCCTGGCTGAGCTTGACTCGCTGTGTCCCGGGGCGAGACTCATTCTAGGGGAGAACCCCTGGACCTGTATCTGTGGCATGGAGCCCTTCGCTGCCTGGCTCAACTCCTCCCAGGGACATGTGGGGGACGCAGAGAGCCTGGTGTGTGCCTTCCCCCCAGGCATGAGGAACATCTCTCTGCTGAGGCTGGCGGCTGGGGTGGCTGGACAGGCTGGGGTGGGCGGGGACAGGGTGGCGCTGGGGTGCCAAAGGGTGGATGAGGGGGCGGACCTGGCCCTCCAGACTTCCTACGTGTTCCTGGGGATCGTCCTGGGCTTCGTGGGACTCGTCTTCCTCTTGGTCCTCTACCTCAACCGGCAGGGCATCAAGAAGAGGATCAATGACATGCGGGAAGCATGCACAGAGGTGTTGGAGGGATACCACTACCGCTACGAGCTCGATTCCGACCCCAGGCTCTCtcaggtctccaccacagcagacATTTGA